Proteins found in one Nocardia brasiliensis ATCC 700358 genomic segment:
- a CDS encoding BON domain-containing protein, producing MEQPQYLVAHLRRALAEDPRTAELGVHVTIRGDVVALDGEVATEERKRQLETVVREELPQARIHNDVRVTLPGGPGASEALGSVDTGRS from the coding sequence ATGGAGCAGCCGCAATACCTGGTCGCGCACCTGCGCCGCGCCCTCGCCGAGGACCCGCGCACCGCGGAACTCGGTGTGCACGTGACGATCCGGGGCGACGTGGTGGCCCTCGACGGCGAGGTCGCCACCGAGGAACGCAAACGACAGCTGGAAACCGTGGTGCGCGAAGAGCTTCCCCAGGCCCGCATCCACAACGACGTTCGGGTCACCCTGCCGGGCGGCCCCGGCGCCAGCGAGGCCCTGGGCTCCGTCGACACCGGAAGGAGTTGA
- a CDS encoding glycoside hydrolase family 65 protein, with protein MTADCPGFEVDPWQLRWCGLDLTALKRTESIFALANGHIGLRGGLDEGEPVGEPGTYLNGFYEKRRLPYAEVGYGYPEQGQTVVNVTDGKIIRLLVGDEPMDLRYGHTEDHERVLDFRSGTLRRSTVWTSPTGQSVRIRSQRLVSFTERALAAIRYEVEPLDDDLDLVIQSDLLANEPLVAQHGDPRAAARLDRPLVSDFAAARDFQAVLAHHTAQSGLRMAAAMDHELSATATPRCAIHAEADLARLTIAVDVARGDTVCLTKYLAYGWSSQRSTPALRAQVEAALAAGMETGWDELLERQRAYLDDFWSSADVEIDGDPEMQQAVRFALFHVLQAGARGETRAIPSKGLTGPGYDGHSFWDTETFVLPVLIHTVPAAAADALRWRHTTLDLARRRARELGQPGAMFPWRSINGEEGSGYWPTGTAAVHVNADIADAAIRYVTATGDERFERECGVELLVETARMWAGLGHRDSAGTFRIDGVTGPDEYSALADNNIYTNLMAQRNLRGAAAACARHPDVARRLEVSSAEIERWRADAEQTAMPYNGELGVHEQSEGFTRYMRWDFAATPADRYPLLLHYPYFDLNRKQVIKQADLTLAMYLCPNAFTPDQKVRNFDYYEALTVRDSSLSACAQSILAAEVGNLSLAFDYFVESALTDLHDLHQNVASGLHIASLAGAWSCCVAGFGGMRECDGELRFAPRLPEQLNRLAFRILWRGSRLAVEITRDTVTYRLLSGEPCTFRHHGDAHTVGQQPLLLPIPDTPSESKAEPPDGRAPYRRA; from the coding sequence ATGACGGCGGACTGTCCCGGCTTCGAGGTTGATCCCTGGCAATTGCGGTGGTGCGGACTGGATTTGACCGCGTTGAAACGCACGGAATCGATCTTCGCCTTGGCCAACGGGCATATCGGTCTGCGCGGCGGCTTGGACGAGGGCGAGCCGGTCGGCGAGCCGGGCACTTATCTCAACGGCTTCTACGAAAAGCGCCGATTGCCTTATGCCGAAGTAGGTTACGGCTATCCGGAGCAGGGCCAGACCGTCGTGAACGTCACCGACGGCAAGATCATTCGCCTGCTCGTCGGTGACGAGCCGATGGATCTGCGTTACGGCCACACCGAAGACCACGAACGCGTGCTCGACTTCCGTTCCGGGACATTACGGCGCAGTACGGTGTGGACCTCGCCGACGGGCCAGTCCGTCCGGATCCGCTCGCAACGGCTCGTCTCGTTCACCGAACGGGCACTCGCGGCGATCCGCTACGAGGTCGAGCCGCTCGATGATGATCTGGATCTGGTGATCCAATCGGATCTGCTCGCCAACGAGCCGCTGGTGGCGCAGCACGGCGACCCGCGTGCCGCGGCGCGGCTGGATCGGCCGCTGGTGTCCGACTTCGCCGCGGCCCGGGACTTCCAAGCGGTACTCGCCCATCACACCGCGCAGTCGGGGTTGCGGATGGCGGCCGCGATGGATCACGAGTTGTCCGCGACGGCAACGCCGCGATGCGCGATCCACGCGGAAGCAGACCTGGCCCGTTTGACGATCGCGGTCGATGTGGCCCGGGGCGATACGGTATGCCTGACAAAATATCTCGCGTACGGCTGGTCCAGTCAGCGCTCGACCCCCGCGTTGCGCGCGCAGGTCGAAGCCGCACTGGCCGCCGGTATGGAGACCGGATGGGACGAACTGCTCGAGCGTCAGCGCGCCTATCTGGACGACTTCTGGTCGAGCGCGGATGTCGAGATCGACGGCGATCCCGAGATGCAGCAGGCCGTGCGCTTCGCGCTGTTCCACGTGCTGCAGGCGGGGGCGCGCGGCGAGACCAGGGCGATACCGTCGAAGGGGCTGACCGGCCCGGGCTACGACGGCCATTCGTTCTGGGATACCGAGACTTTCGTGCTTCCCGTGCTCATCCACACGGTGCCCGCCGCCGCCGCCGACGCGCTGCGCTGGCGGCACACCACGCTCGACCTGGCGCGGCGGCGCGCGCGCGAACTCGGGCAGCCCGGCGCGATGTTCCCGTGGCGCTCGATCAACGGCGAGGAGGGCTCCGGCTACTGGCCCACCGGAACCGCGGCGGTGCACGTCAATGCCGATATCGCGGACGCCGCCATCCGGTACGTCACCGCGACCGGCGACGAGCGCTTCGAGCGTGAGTGCGGGGTGGAATTGCTGGTGGAGACCGCCCGCATGTGGGCAGGCCTCGGCCACCGGGATTCGGCTGGAACCTTCCGGATCGATGGCGTCACCGGCCCGGACGAGTATTCGGCGTTGGCCGACAACAACATCTATACGAACCTCATGGCGCAGCGGAATCTGCGCGGAGCCGCCGCGGCGTGCGCGCGGCACCCCGACGTCGCGCGGCGTCTCGAAGTCTCGTCGGCCGAGATCGAGCGCTGGCGTGCCGATGCCGAGCAGACGGCGATGCCGTACAACGGCGAACTGGGGGTACACGAGCAATCGGAGGGGTTCACCCGCTATATGCGCTGGGATTTCGCCGCGACTCCGGCCGATCGCTATCCCTTGCTGCTGCACTATCCGTACTTCGACCTGAATCGCAAACAGGTGATCAAGCAGGCGGACCTGACGCTCGCAATGTACCTGTGCCCCAACGCCTTCACGCCGGACCAGAAGGTACGGAACTTCGACTACTACGAGGCGTTGACCGTCCGGGATTCCTCTCTTTCGGCCTGCGCCCAATCGATACTCGCGGCGGAGGTCGGCAATCTGTCCCTGGCCTTCGATTACTTCGTCGAGTCCGCGCTGACCGATCTGCACGATCTGCACCAGAACGTGGCGAGTGGACTGCACATCGCCTCGCTGGCGGGCGCATGGAGCTGCTGCGTCGCCGGATTCGGCGGCATGCGCGAGTGTGACGGCGAATTGCGTTTCGCCCCAAGGCTACCCGAGCAGCTCAATCGGCTGGCCTTCCGAATTCTGTGGCGTGGCAGTCGTTTGGCGGTCGAGATCACGCGGGACACCGTCACCTACCGACTGCTGTCCGGCGAACCCTGCACCTTTCGCCATCACGGGGATGCGCACACCGTGGGGCAGCAACCGCTGCTCCTGCCGATCCCGGATACGCCGAGTGAGTCCAAAGCCGAACCGCCCGACGGGCGCGCCCCGTATCGCCGCGCCTGA
- a CDS encoding MFS transporter, whose translation MKKLLSWPAVLCWLTVLLEGYDLVVLGAVIPTLIDQRHLGFTAASTTFAATISLVGVALGATASGPIADRYGRRRMLLCSIAVFSLFTAAIPLAGSVGVFAAFRLIAGIGLGACLPTALTFMAEHMPPAQRAFASTITMTGYHTGAVLTALLALRVIPHWEPLFYAGGAAGFLLLPVLWAKLPESEAYLAAKATPNRVRPTVLLRPLYVRATLGVWVGSFMGLLLVYGLNTWLPKLMRDAGYNMSTSLTVLLMLNIGAVIGLLTAGTLADRRGIKPTVLVWFAAAALFLAVLSVRISSTALLNTLVLVTGIFVFSAQVLIYAYVTQAYPAEIRATAMGFAAGVGRLGAIFGPTITGWLIVAGSANPWGFYLFAAVAGIGLLAMAAVPRTTVDGLVPVESEPELERKVRPA comes from the coding sequence ATGAAGAAGTTGTTGTCCTGGCCGGCGGTGCTCTGCTGGCTGACCGTGCTGCTGGAGGGTTACGACCTCGTCGTGCTCGGCGCCGTCATTCCCACCCTCATCGACCAGCGTCATCTCGGATTCACCGCGGCGAGTACCACTTTCGCCGCCACCATCTCTCTGGTCGGTGTCGCCCTCGGCGCGACGGCTTCCGGTCCGATAGCGGACCGCTATGGCAGGCGTAGAATGCTGCTCTGCTCGATCGCGGTGTTCTCGCTGTTCACCGCCGCGATACCACTGGCCGGCTCGGTGGGCGTCTTCGCCGCGTTCCGGTTGATCGCGGGCATCGGACTGGGCGCCTGCCTGCCGACCGCCTTGACGTTCATGGCCGAGCACATGCCGCCGGCACAGCGTGCGTTCGCGAGCACGATCACCATGACCGGCTATCACACCGGCGCGGTGCTGACCGCGCTGCTCGCGCTGCGGGTGATCCCGCACTGGGAGCCGCTGTTCTACGCCGGTGGCGCGGCCGGTTTCCTGCTGCTGCCGGTGCTGTGGGCCAAGCTGCCGGAGTCGGAGGCGTACCTGGCGGCCAAGGCGACGCCCAACCGGGTGCGCCCAACTGTGCTGCTGCGTCCGCTGTATGTGCGTGCGACGCTGGGGGTTTGGGTCGGGTCGTTCATGGGCCTGCTGCTCGTGTACGGCTTGAACACCTGGTTGCCCAAACTGATGCGCGACGCCGGATACAACATGTCTACCTCGTTGACCGTGCTGCTCATGCTGAACATCGGTGCGGTCATCGGCCTGCTCACCGCCGGGACGCTCGCCGACCGGCGCGGGATCAAACCGACGGTCCTGGTGTGGTTCGCCGCCGCGGCGCTGTTCTTGGCGGTGCTCAGCGTGCGGATCTCCAGCACCGCGCTGCTCAATACGCTGGTGCTCGTCACGGGCATCTTCGTCTTCTCCGCGCAGGTGCTCATCTACGCGTACGTGACGCAGGCCTATCCCGCCGAGATCCGAGCCACCGCAATGGGTTTTGCCGCCGGAGTCGGCAGGCTCGGTGCGATCTTCGGTCCGACGATCACCGGCTGGCTCATCGTCGCCGGTTCGGCGAACCCGTGGGGTTTCTATCTCTTCGCGGCGGTCGCGGGCATCGGCCTGCTCGCCATGGCCGCGGTGCCGCGGACCACCGTGGACGGACTCGTCCCGGTCGAGTCCGAGCCGGAGCTCGAGCGAAAAGTGCGACCGGCGTGA
- a CDS encoding DSBA oxidoreductase, with translation MSHDSEPSPARVEFYFDPICPYAWIASRWVLEVEKFRPLDRRFRVMSLSVLNADNPELPEKYRARLADGWPPVRAVAALAALDDPTLVDRYYTEFGTRFHHARMRDRKQIIEESLVAIGAPRSVLAAAYTTEFDDAVRRSHRQAMAAVGPDVGTPIIEIDGAAVFGPVLSAVPRGRRAVELFDAVAVLAACPAFAELKRARTDESELG, from the coding sequence TTGAGTCACGATTCGGAGCCGAGTCCTGCCCGGGTGGAATTCTATTTCGACCCGATCTGTCCCTACGCCTGGATCGCGTCCCGCTGGGTGCTGGAGGTGGAGAAGTTCCGCCCGCTCGACCGGCGCTTCCGGGTGATGAGTCTTTCGGTGCTCAATGCCGACAATCCCGAGCTGCCGGAGAAGTACCGGGCGCGATTGGCCGACGGGTGGCCGCCGGTGCGGGCGGTGGCGGCCCTCGCGGCGCTCGATGACCCGACCCTGGTGGACCGCTACTACACCGAGTTCGGGACGCGTTTTCATCACGCGCGCATGCGCGACCGCAAGCAGATCATCGAGGAATCGCTGGTCGCCATCGGCGCGCCGCGCAGCGTCCTGGCGGCCGCGTACACCACCGAATTCGACGACGCGGTCCGCCGCAGTCACCGGCAGGCGATGGCCGCGGTGGGACCCGACGTGGGCACGCCGATCATCGAAATCGATGGCGCGGCGGTGTTCGGGCCGGTGCTGTCGGCGGTGCCCAGGGGCCGGCGCGCCGTCGAACTGTTCGATGCCGTAGCGGTTTTGGCGGCCTGCCCGGCCTTCGCCGAGTTGAAGCGCGCCCGTACCGACGAATCCGAGCTGGGCTAG
- a CDS encoding HAD family hydrolase yields the protein MTSERDGRGSRLGLPDAISVALFDLDGVLTDTAAVHQRAWREVFDDFLRQRCGPDFVPFATDDYLRFVDGRPRADGVREFLRSRDITLPEGAPDAEPGTQSVHALGNRKNSLLLSLIEREGVEVYPSSVDYLAAVRAAGLRVAVVTASANAAAVLEVTGIADSIDIRVDGNDVVRLGLHGKPAPDGFLEAARRLDVQPDAAAVFEDAVAGVAAGHTGGFGFVVGVDRVGDGRHRQDLTAAGADVVVADLSELKEQR from the coding sequence ATGACCTCTGAAAGGGACGGCCGGGGTAGCCGCCTGGGTTTGCCCGATGCGATCTCGGTGGCACTGTTCGATCTCGACGGGGTCCTGACCGACACCGCGGCGGTGCACCAGCGTGCCTGGCGGGAAGTATTCGACGACTTTCTCCGGCAGCGCTGTGGGCCGGATTTCGTGCCGTTCGCCACCGACGACTATCTGCGCTTCGTCGACGGCCGGCCGCGGGCCGACGGGGTGCGGGAGTTCCTGCGGTCCCGGGACATCACGCTGCCGGAGGGTGCGCCGGACGCCGAGCCGGGCACACAGAGCGTGCACGCCCTCGGCAACCGGAAGAACAGTCTGCTGCTTTCGCTCATCGAGCGCGAAGGTGTCGAGGTCTATCCCAGCTCGGTCGACTATCTCGCCGCGGTCCGTGCCGCGGGATTGCGGGTGGCCGTGGTGACGGCGTCGGCGAATGCCGCTGCGGTGCTGGAGGTCACGGGGATCGCCGACAGCATCGACATCCGGGTCGACGGCAACGATGTGGTCCGGCTCGGCCTGCACGGCAAGCCCGCGCCGGACGGCTTTCTGGAGGCCGCTCGTCGCCTGGACGTCCAGCCGGACGCGGCAGCGGTTTTCGAGGATGCGGTGGCCGGGGTGGCGGCGGGTCACACGGGTGGTTTCGGGTTCGTCGTCGGTGTCGACCGAGTCGGGGACGGCAGGCATCGGCAGGATTTGACCGCGGCGGGTGCGGACGTTGTCGTGGCCGACCTGTCGGAGTTGAAGGAGCAGCGATGA
- a CDS encoding PLP-dependent cysteine synthase family protein — protein MCSAVVDRVVLSANHLHPQEQSRRRPATLVGDTPVLWIGEPFATAGHGFWAKLEAHNPGGMKDRPALHMVERAIARGTLRPGAGIVESTSGTLGLGLALAGIVHRHPVTLVTDPGMEPMLRRMLAAYGATIDVVTEPSPVGGWQQARRDRVARLLAAQPDSWCPDQYNNPDNVDGYQSLALELLAQLGHIDVLVCSVGTGGHSAGVARVLRRFQPDLRLVGVDTIGSTIFGQPAASRLMRGLGSSIHPANVDYPAFSEVHWVAPHEAVWAARTLASTHYCSGGWSVGAVTLVAGWLARTQPAGTRIAAVFPDGPHRYTDTVYNDEYCAEHGLFDQPVPAEPDLVDDPHAQVVRHWTRCTTVVAPTTALAR, from the coding sequence ATGTGCAGTGCCGTTGTCGATCGTGTCGTCTTGTCCGCCAACCATCTTCACCCCCAGGAGCAGAGTCGCCGCCGACCGGCGACGCTCGTCGGGGACACCCCGGTGCTCTGGATCGGGGAACCGTTCGCCACCGCGGGCCATGGATTCTGGGCCAAACTCGAGGCCCACAACCCCGGCGGGATGAAGGACCGCCCCGCGCTGCACATGGTCGAACGCGCCATCGCGCGCGGCACACTGCGGCCGGGCGCCGGAATCGTCGAATCGACCAGCGGCACCCTGGGTTTGGGGCTGGCGCTGGCGGGGATCGTGCATCGCCATCCGGTCACGCTGGTCACCGATCCCGGGATGGAGCCGATGCTGCGGCGCATGCTGGCCGCCTACGGCGCCACCATCGACGTGGTCACCGAACCGAGCCCCGTCGGCGGCTGGCAGCAGGCGCGTCGCGATCGGGTCGCGCGATTGCTTGCCGCCCAACCTGATTCGTGGTGCCCCGACCAATACAACAACCCGGACAACGTCGACGGCTATCAGTCGCTGGCCTTGGAACTGCTCGCCCAGCTCGGGCACATCGACGTCCTGGTGTGCTCGGTCGGCACCGGCGGCCATTCGGCCGGGGTCGCGCGGGTGCTGCGCCGATTCCAACCGGACCTGCGCCTGGTCGGCGTGGACACGATCGGGTCGACCATCTTCGGACAACCCGCGGCGAGCAGGCTGATGCGCGGGCTCGGCTCGAGCATCCATCCGGCCAATGTCGACTATCCGGCCTTCAGCGAGGTGCACTGGGTGGCCCCGCACGAAGCGGTCTGGGCGGCACGAACATTGGCCTCGACGCACTATTGCAGCGGCGGCTGGAGCGTCGGCGCGGTGACCCTGGTCGCGGGCTGGCTGGCGCGCACCCAACCGGCCGGCACCCGGATCGCCGCGGTGTTCCCGGACGGGCCACACCGCTACACCGACACCGTCTACAACGACGAATACTGCGCCGAGCACGGGCTTTTCGATCAGCCGGTGCCGGCCGAACCCGACCTGGTCGACGATCCGCACGCACAGGTGGTGCGGCACTGGACGCGCTGCACCACCGTCGTCGCGCCGACCACGGCGCTCGCCCGATGA
- a CDS encoding LysR family transcriptional regulator: MGAEFDLNLVRTFVLLYETRSVTAAADVLGVTQPTVSYGLGKLRRRLGDELFVRGPGGLVPSSEAERLYPPLRTALEQMDLTIGATKEFDVSGPISFAIGLTDLGEVNSLPRVLAELTARAPAASLQVRAFDIDTATDELTRGRVDAIVATPILDSARLSRLPLFTEGYAGMVAADHPRLQSQAPTDAELRAERHIVVDGATGHPAPRHALRAHGLERRIAVRVTRFATLPYVVQDSELVAIVPQRVARALARTHPVRTFALPWQIDPAEVAAYTRRPPGRSPAQTWFLDVIRTALQDLP; this comes from the coding sequence ATGGGCGCGGAGTTCGATCTCAACCTCGTCCGAACCTTCGTGCTGCTGTACGAAACCCGCAGCGTGACCGCGGCGGCCGACGTCCTCGGCGTCACACAGCCCACGGTCAGCTACGGTCTGGGCAAACTGCGCCGACGCCTCGGCGACGAGCTGTTCGTGCGCGGCCCCGGCGGCCTGGTCCCGAGTTCGGAGGCCGAGCGGCTCTATCCACCGCTGCGCACCGCCCTCGAGCAGATGGACCTGACCATCGGCGCGACAAAGGAATTCGATGTCTCAGGCCCGATCAGCTTCGCCATCGGGCTCACCGACCTCGGCGAGGTCAATTCACTGCCGCGGGTGCTCGCGGAACTCACCGCTCGCGCGCCCGCCGCGAGCCTGCAGGTGCGCGCGTTCGACATCGACACCGCGACCGACGAACTCACCCGCGGCCGGGTAGACGCGATCGTGGCCACCCCGATCCTGGATTCGGCCCGGCTCAGCAGGCTGCCGCTGTTCACCGAGGGCTACGCGGGCATGGTCGCGGCCGACCATCCGCGCCTGCAGAGCCAGGCCCCCACCGATGCCGAACTGCGCGCCGAACGGCATATCGTCGTGGACGGCGCCACCGGCCACCCCGCGCCCAGGCACGCCCTGCGCGCACACGGTCTGGAGCGTCGAATCGCGGTCCGGGTAACCCGTTTCGCCACCCTGCCCTATGTCGTGCAGGACAGCGAACTGGTCGCGATCGTCCCGCAGCGGGTGGCGCGCGCGCTCGCCCGGACCCACCCCGTGCGCACCTTCGCGCTGCCATGGCAGATCGACCCCGCCGAAGTGGCCGCGTACACCCGCCGACCGCCCGGCCGCAGCCCGGCTCAGACCTGGTTCCTCGACGTCATTCGCACCGCGCTCCAGGATCTGCCGTAG
- a CDS encoding nucleotidyltransferase family protein codes for MVATIDELLHALTRAVNALAAADVKFAVAGGCAVYARGGPASQHDVDIFVRPQDCDKAVRILAEAGLRVCDPPEDWLRKVYAGDVLIDVIYRPNYRDVTDELLDRATPMRIGPTSAPVVSGTDLMVDKLLVFDAHRLDFAPLLHIARDLREQIDWPATREQTASSPYARAFLGLIDDLGITDTGKVE; via the coding sequence ATGGTCGCCACGATCGATGAGCTGCTGCACGCACTGACCCGAGCCGTCAATGCGCTGGCCGCGGCCGACGTCAAGTTCGCGGTGGCCGGCGGCTGCGCGGTCTACGCGCGCGGCGGACCGGCGTCGCAACACGATGTCGACATCTTCGTCAGACCACAGGACTGCGACAAGGCGGTGCGCATCCTGGCCGAAGCCGGCCTGCGGGTGTGCGATCCGCCCGAGGACTGGCTACGCAAGGTCTACGCGGGCGACGTCCTGATCGACGTGATCTACCGGCCGAACTACCGCGACGTCACCGACGAACTGCTCGACCGCGCGACCCCGATGCGGATCGGCCCGACCTCCGCGCCCGTGGTCAGCGGCACCGATCTGATGGTGGACAAACTGCTGGTCTTCGATGCGCACCGGCTCGATTTCGCCCCGCTCCTGCACATCGCGCGGGACCTGCGCGAGCAGATCGATTGGCCGGCGACCCGCGAGCAGACCGCAAGCTCGCCGTACGCACGGGCATTCCTCGGGCTGATCGACGATCTCGGCATCACCGACACCGGAAAGGTGGAATAG
- a CDS encoding metallophosphoesterase family protein — protein sequence MRIAAVGDVHLGVDSHGLWRPTLRELPEHADILLLAGDLTRHGTVEEAKVVATEFTELGVPVVAVLGNHDYHSDAEDEITTLLVEHGITVLEGSSVTFDVQGRTLGVAGTKGFGGGFAGKCASIFGERQMRDFSCHTVALADSLAAALAELDTDVTVALTHYSPVSDTLHGEPREIYPFLGSYLLGEAIDAHAADLALHGHAHAGTERGTTPGGIRVRNVAQPVLRAAYAIYEIAAGAA from the coding sequence ATGCGAATAGCCGCCGTCGGCGATGTACATCTCGGCGTCGACTCGCACGGACTGTGGCGTCCGACGCTGCGCGAGTTGCCCGAGCACGCCGATATCCTGTTGCTCGCCGGCGATCTCACCCGCCACGGGACCGTCGAGGAAGCCAAGGTGGTCGCGACCGAATTCACCGAACTCGGCGTGCCCGTCGTCGCGGTGCTCGGCAACCACGACTATCACAGCGATGCCGAAGACGAGATCACCACGCTCCTGGTCGAGCACGGGATCACCGTGCTCGAGGGCAGTTCCGTCACGTTCGACGTGCAGGGCCGGACCCTCGGCGTCGCGGGCACGAAAGGCTTCGGCGGCGGTTTCGCCGGCAAGTGCGCGAGCATCTTCGGTGAGCGGCAGATGCGCGATTTCTCCTGTCACACAGTCGCACTGGCCGATTCGCTCGCCGCGGCCCTGGCCGAGCTCGACACCGATGTCACGGTCGCGCTCACCCACTACTCCCCCGTCAGCGACACGCTGCACGGGGAACCGCGGGAGATCTACCCGTTCCTCGGCTCGTACCTGCTCGGCGAAGCCATCGATGCGCACGCCGCCGACCTGGCCCTACACGGCCATGCCCACGCGGGCACCGAACGCGGCACCACCCCCGGCGGGATCCGCGTGCGCAATGTGGCGCAACCGGTACTCCGGGCCGCCTACGCCATCTACGAGATCGCTGCCGGGGCAGCCTAG
- a CDS encoding AraC family transcriptional regulator, protein MVVWTRAAALRGYQALVEDLGGDGAALLERFDIAAAAVESDDAMVSSEAVGWALEIAAAELGCPDFGLRLAGRQLDTTSGPLAVAIAHATTVGAAVTCASRFLFSHSVGVSLALVADPQGQPGTIAVNYRDPAESNGFAQSIDLAAGTIHRALRQAVGGDYGLRSVHLPHPPLAPAARYAEFFGAEVRFDATTTVLRVPEELLTRPTLAGNATKYAVALDFLTDMYSERDKTAAVRVRCAIDGLITHAKPDMAAVSRVLSMHERTLQRALAAEGTTFTAVLDAARRDITYRLLCETERPISEITSLIGLGEQSALTRATRRWFGATPLQIRRAAQARRGGPAPARFERRSAVSIVGQPG, encoded by the coding sequence ATGGTGGTGTGGACGCGCGCAGCGGCATTACGTGGCTACCAGGCCCTCGTCGAGGATCTGGGTGGCGACGGTGCGGCCCTGCTCGAACGCTTCGATATCGCTGCCGCCGCGGTCGAGAGCGACGACGCCATGGTGTCGAGCGAGGCGGTGGGGTGGGCGCTCGAGATCGCGGCGGCCGAACTCGGCTGCCCGGATTTCGGGTTGCGGCTGGCGGGACGGCAGCTCGACACGACGTCCGGACCGCTGGCCGTCGCGATCGCACACGCCACGACAGTGGGTGCGGCGGTAACGTGCGCGTCCCGTTTTCTGTTCAGCCACTCGGTCGGGGTTTCGCTCGCGTTGGTCGCGGATCCGCAGGGGCAACCGGGCACGATCGCGGTCAACTACCGTGACCCGGCCGAGTCGAATGGCTTCGCCCAGAGCATCGACCTGGCCGCCGGGACCATCCACCGCGCATTGCGGCAGGCTGTCGGGGGCGACTATGGCCTGCGATCGGTTCACCTGCCGCATCCGCCGCTGGCACCCGCGGCCCGCTACGCCGAATTCTTCGGTGCCGAAGTGAGATTCGACGCGACCACCACCGTGCTACGGGTGCCCGAGGAGTTGCTGACCAGGCCGACCCTGGCGGGCAACGCCACGAAGTACGCGGTGGCCTTGGACTTCCTGACCGACATGTACTCCGAACGGGACAAGACGGCGGCTGTCCGGGTGCGCTGTGCGATCGACGGATTGATCACGCACGCCAAACCCGATATGGCGGCGGTGTCCCGGGTCCTGTCCATGCACGAACGCACGCTGCAACGGGCGCTCGCCGCCGAAGGCACCACGTTCACCGCGGTCCTCGACGCGGCGCGCCGCGACATCACATACCGGCTGCTGTGCGAGACCGAGCGGCCCATCTCGGAGATCACCAGCCTGATCGGCTTGGGCGAGCAATCGGCGCTCACCCGGGCGACGCGCCGCTGGTTCGGCGCGACGCCGCTGCAGATCCGCCGGGCCGCGCAGGCCCGGCGCGGCGGCCCGGCACCAGCCAGATTCGAGCGGCGCAGCGCTGTCTCGATCGTCGGCCAGCCGGGTTGA